A single Pseudoalteromonas rubra DNA region contains:
- a CDS encoding hybrid sensor histidine kinase/response regulator encodes MKSLRASFFITFLMMLVVSCGIGLMSHFVRIEVNALSQKQAQLFQLTELAHELKLSSDNLTNFARAYAVTGDEKWQQLFQFVLLVRDGKVQAQSANTFDYWDNLASPHASLPELERIEDGHNIIERFQQLGAQDFELLQMQNALSTSNGLVGLERQAFNAIQGIYRDEYGNWVEGGEPDLTSAQKILFSDTFLAEKSKIMTAIGEAHRAIATRLNNELQSHQDSLSAAYMFRNIFNLILLINIALSFYLLWKLYINPVASIQKQVVSNVEQGNYNFTLDESVKGELSELSMSMNKLLNDLSEQLEFNTIMKDFGLALRGKKSPHDLGEELLQFLEQRLSVPLLGLYVFEDQKALNRVAGTGYSSSCATTYSNYDSIHFHVLSTQKPYSMKFEKEQYAIELNGQKLSISELYYFPLVVSNDSIGLLELGSLVELTEQDYKWVKSVINDLAVSLQLTQNIDLQSKAEKRIVEQLELNKKILDAIPSPMYYKNSEGQYLGVNSVFNQYFGTFDADVLDATAEDIFDYEIAQVFEQSHQDLIDRESNHHYEITIENAEGDPRNFIVYEALFTNAENRLAGVVGLLLDVTERKQMEQELRLAKDKADEMSTAKGEFLANMSHEIRTPMNAIIGMSHLALRTDLTPQQMGYINKIDQAAKSLLGIINDILDFSKIESGKLEIEHIDFSLQEVLDNVVNINVIRVQEKGLEMLLDIAPDVPISLVGDPLRLGQILINLCGNAIKFTEQGEITISVTTAEQIEDQVTLKFSVKDTGIGMSREQQNKLFQAFSQADGSITRKYGGTGLGLSICKKLVELMGGSVGVHSEQGKGSEFFFTIKSGLQSAKLTNVICPDSQLAGKQALVVDDNESARAILTNLLKAMKFQVTCSASGSGAVELAQAGGYDIIFMDWKMPHMSGIDAIKHIRALELETEPKYVLVTAYGTDIGMNSEVHELIDSVILKPVNASVLLNSIMESFQLSEPQGGSESYRKVDNTALLFEQQHVLLVEDNSTNQEIATEMLSSLNLQVSIAENGQVAVEMIKEQAFDIVLMDIQMPVMDGYSATKYIRKLGQFNALPIVAMTANVMKEDLQKCQSAGMNGHIGKPINFNQMAETIRSHLYKQSEPTDPVALQTEAQLDKGKEVKNDEQIEIAGVDVERAIKRLGGNDKAFWSIIKKFARNQIEETINLNQALVIGDLEHAERIAHSLKGASANLCMDDLSKRAAEIEKAIGSGEQVELEQVEHLTEFLRGLHKQLSELNQEDTPLIKRTNVVSLKVTKEDFTQLEALLLSCDMQSVEQVRELAASHKLDEATSKRLIDLIEDFEFEEAAKVVAHLLEKSA; translated from the coding sequence ATGAAAAGCTTGAGAGCTAGCTTCTTTATCACTTTTTTAATGATGCTGGTTGTGAGTTGTGGGATCGGCTTGATGTCGCATTTTGTCAGGATAGAGGTCAATGCCTTATCACAGAAGCAAGCACAGTTATTTCAGCTTACGGAACTTGCCCATGAATTGAAACTCAGCTCGGATAACTTAACGAATTTTGCCCGGGCCTATGCAGTAACCGGCGATGAAAAATGGCAGCAGTTGTTTCAGTTTGTTTTGCTTGTACGGGATGGCAAAGTGCAAGCGCAAAGCGCCAATACTTTTGATTATTGGGATAATCTCGCGTCACCGCATGCCAGCTTGCCAGAGTTAGAGCGGATAGAAGACGGGCATAATATTATCGAGCGCTTCCAACAACTTGGGGCACAAGATTTTGAACTGTTGCAAATGCAAAATGCCCTGTCCACATCGAATGGATTAGTGGGGTTAGAAAGGCAGGCTTTTAATGCCATTCAGGGGATCTATCGGGATGAGTATGGGAATTGGGTGGAAGGAGGGGAGCCCGATTTAACAAGCGCGCAGAAGATTTTATTCAGCGATACGTTTTTAGCCGAAAAATCAAAAATTATGACCGCAATTGGCGAGGCGCACAGAGCCATTGCAACACGCCTTAATAATGAATTGCAAAGCCATCAAGACAGCCTCAGCGCTGCTTATATGTTCAGAAACATATTTAACCTGATTTTACTCATCAATATCGCATTGTCATTCTATCTGCTGTGGAAATTGTATATTAACCCCGTTGCCTCTATCCAAAAGCAGGTGGTCAGCAATGTGGAGCAAGGTAATTATAATTTTACGCTCGATGAATCCGTAAAAGGGGAGCTGTCGGAACTCTCTATGTCTATGAACAAGCTGCTTAATGACTTATCTGAGCAACTTGAGTTTAACACCATTATGAAGGATTTTGGTCTTGCATTGCGAGGCAAGAAAAGTCCGCATGATCTTGGTGAAGAGCTGTTACAGTTTCTGGAGCAGCGGTTATCTGTGCCATTACTTGGCTTATATGTGTTTGAAGATCAGAAAGCACTCAACCGAGTTGCCGGAACAGGCTATAGCAGCAGCTGCGCCACAACATACAGCAATTATGACTCCATTCACTTTCATGTTCTGAGCACTCAAAAGCCCTACTCTATGAAGTTTGAAAAAGAGCAATATGCCATCGAGTTGAACGGACAAAAGCTCTCGATTAGTGAGCTATATTACTTTCCGCTGGTGGTGAGTAACGACAGTATCGGGTTATTGGAATTGGGTAGCCTGGTTGAGTTGACAGAGCAGGACTACAAGTGGGTTAAATCGGTTATTAATGATCTGGCGGTGAGTTTGCAATTGACCCAGAATATTGACCTGCAGTCTAAAGCAGAAAAGCGTATTGTCGAGCAGCTTGAGTTGAATAAGAAAATTCTCGACGCCATCCCAAGCCCAATGTACTACAAAAATAGCGAAGGCCAATATTTAGGCGTAAATAGCGTTTTTAATCAATACTTTGGGACATTCGATGCCGATGTGCTGGACGCCACGGCTGAGGATATTTTCGATTATGAAATTGCTCAGGTTTTTGAGCAATCCCACCAGGATTTAATCGACAGAGAGTCAAACCACCATTATGAAATAACAATCGAGAATGCAGAAGGCGACCCCAGAAATTTCATTGTGTATGAGGCGTTATTTACCAATGCTGAAAATCGGCTGGCAGGCGTAGTAGGTTTGCTGCTTGACGTGACAGAACGCAAACAAATGGAGCAAGAGTTAAGGCTGGCTAAAGATAAAGCCGATGAAATGAGTACCGCAAAAGGGGAGTTTTTGGCAAATATGAGCCACGAGATCCGAACCCCGATGAACGCCATTATTGGTATGAGCCATTTGGCGCTCAGAACCGATCTTACCCCACAACAGATGGGTTATATCAATAAAATAGATCAAGCTGCGAAAAGTTTGCTGGGGATCATTAACGATATATTAGATTTTTCCAAAATTGAGTCAGGTAAACTTGAAATTGAACACATCGACTTTTCTTTGCAAGAGGTTCTGGACAATGTGGTCAACATCAATGTGATTCGGGTGCAAGAGAAAGGCCTGGAGATGTTGCTAGATATCGCCCCTGATGTGCCAATTAGCCTGGTTGGCGACCCCCTGCGCCTCGGGCAGATCCTGATTAATTTGTGTGGTAACGCCATCAAATTCACCGAGCAGGGTGAAATTACTATTTCGGTGACCACCGCCGAGCAAATTGAAGACCAGGTAACCTTAAAGTTCTCGGTGAAAGATACGGGTATTGGCATGTCTCGCGAGCAGCAAAATAAGTTGTTTCAGGCTTTTTCGCAGGCAGATGGTTCAATCACACGTAAGTATGGTGGTACCGGACTTGGTCTGAGTATCTGCAAGAAGCTTGTGGAGCTCATGGGGGGCTCTGTTGGTGTTCATAGTGAGCAAGGGAAAGGCTCGGAGTTCTTTTTCACTATAAAGAGTGGCTTACAGTCGGCTAAGCTCACCAATGTAATCTGCCCTGACAGTCAGCTCGCGGGTAAGCAAGCGCTGGTTGTTGATGACAATGAAAGTGCACGGGCTATTTTAACTAATTTGCTTAAAGCAATGAAGTTTCAGGTGACGTGCTCTGCCAGTGGTTCCGGTGCCGTTGAACTGGCGCAAGCCGGGGGCTATGACATTATTTTCATGGACTGGAAAATGCCGCATATGAGCGGTATTGATGCGATTAAACATATTCGGGCATTAGAGCTGGAAACAGAACCTAAGTATGTGCTTGTCACGGCATATGGAACGGATATTGGCATGAATTCAGAGGTGCATGAGCTTATTGATTCGGTCATTTTGAAGCCTGTGAATGCATCTGTACTGCTCAATTCGATCATGGAGTCTTTTCAGTTGTCGGAGCCGCAAGGGGGGAGTGAGTCATATAGAAAGGTCGACAACACCGCGCTTTTATTTGAGCAGCAGCATGTACTTTTGGTTGAAGATAACAGCACAAATCAGGAAATTGCCACAGAAATGCTGTCCTCGTTAAACCTCCAGGTAAGTATTGCTGAGAATGGTCAGGTTGCGGTCGAAATGATTAAGGAACAAGCGTTTGACATTGTACTGATGGATATACAAATGCCTGTTATGGACGGGTATTCTGCAACAAAGTACATCAGAAAGCTCGGTCAGTTTAATGCATTACCAATTGTCGCAATGACAGCAAACGTTATGAAGGAAGACCTTCAAAAGTGTCAATCTGCCGGAATGAATGGCCATATCGGCAAACCAATCAACTTCAATCAAATGGCAGAAACAATACGCAGCCACTTATATAAGCAATCTGAGCCTACTGATCCTGTTGCTTTGCAAACTGAAGCCCAGCTGGATAAGGGTAAGGAAGTGAAAAACGATGAGCAAATCGAAATAGCAGGTGTGGACGTTGAACGCGCTATTAAGAGGCTGGGCGGCAATGACAAGGCGTTTTGGAGCATTATTAAGAAATTTGCCAGAAACCAAATTGAGGAAACCATTAATTTGAATCAGGCGCTGGTCATAGGTGATCTGGAACATGCTGAGCGAATTGCTCACTCTTTGAAAGGCGCAAGTGCCAATTTATGCATGGATGACTTATCAAAACGCGCCGCAGAGATTGAAAAAGCGATTGGCAGCGGTGAGCAAGTCGAGTTGGAGCAGGTAGAGCATCTGACTGAATTCCTGAGGGGGCTACACAAGCAGCTGAGTGAACTAAATCAGGAAGATACGCCTTTAATTAAGCGAACAAATGTGGTTAGTTTAAAGGTAACGAAAGAAGATTTTACTCAGCTTGAAGCACTGCTGCTCAGTTGTGATATGCAATCAGTTGAACAGGTGCGTGAGCTTGCCGCCAGCCATAAGTTGGACGAGGCGACCAGCAAGCGGCTTATTGATTTGATTGAAGACTTTGAATTTGAAGAGGCTGCCAAGGTGGTTGCCCATTTGTTAGAAAAATCAGCGTAG
- a CDS encoding HD-GYP domain-containing protein: MEELKTVLVVDDVKENLAFMAEIIKDKYRVLAVKSGEAAINLVENNQIDIILLDVVMPQMNGYDVIKYLKSHESHCEIPVIFLTAKTSVSDEEKGFMLGACDYINKPISPPILLARLNTHLLNKESKDILKNKNNYLEEEVQKRTEQMSQLQDVTIQAMASLAETRDQETGNHIRRTQLYVKLLATILSGKEKYKQILTPEVINIYYKSAPLHDIGKVGIPDNVLLKPARLTAEEFEIMKSHTVFGRNAIETAESALGQTDSFLQTAKEISHYHHEKWDGSGYPEGLKGEDIPLSARLMAIADVYDALISRRVYKDAMEHSDAIAIMKEGRGSHFDPELLDEFLAQESAFFKISQQYRD, encoded by the coding sequence ATGGAAGAATTAAAGACCGTGCTGGTAGTAGATGATGTGAAAGAGAACCTGGCTTTCATGGCGGAAATTATCAAAGACAAATATCGTGTGTTGGCAGTAAAAAGTGGCGAAGCCGCGATTAACCTTGTTGAGAACAATCAGATAGATATCATTTTGCTGGATGTTGTGATGCCACAAATGAATGGCTACGATGTCATCAAATATCTGAAGTCACATGAGTCTCACTGTGAAATTCCGGTCATCTTCCTGACCGCAAAAACCAGCGTCTCGGATGAAGAAAAGGGCTTTATGCTGGGCGCATGTGATTATATCAACAAACCAATTAGCCCCCCCATCCTGTTGGCTCGCCTAAATACGCATCTGCTAAACAAAGAATCTAAAGATATTCTTAAAAACAAAAACAATTACTTAGAAGAAGAAGTACAGAAACGGACCGAACAAATGTCGCAGCTGCAGGACGTTACTATTCAGGCAATGGCAAGCCTTGCAGAAACCCGGGATCAGGAAACCGGTAATCATATTCGCCGTACACAGCTTTATGTCAAGTTGCTCGCCACCATACTCAGTGGCAAAGAAAAGTATAAGCAGATACTGACCCCCGAAGTCATCAATATTTACTACAAATCCGCACCTCTGCATGATATTGGCAAAGTTGGCATACCGGACAATGTACTACTCAAACCAGCCCGGCTTACAGCTGAAGAGTTTGAGATTATGAAAAGCCATACCGTGTTTGGCCGCAATGCTATCGAAACGGCCGAATCAGCATTAGGCCAGACCGACAGCTTTTTACAAACAGCAAAAGAGATTTCTCATTATCACCATGAAAAGTGGGATGGCTCAGGTTACCCCGAAGGCCTCAAAGGAGAAGATATCCCACTCAGTGCCAGGCTGATGGCCATTGCCGATGTTTACGATGCGCTCATCAGTCGACGAGTTTATAAAGATGCCATGGAACACAGCGACGCAATTGCGATTATGAAAGAAGGCCGTGGCAGTCATTTTGACCCCGAACTATTAGATGAATTTCTGGCACAAGAAAGCGCATTTTTTAAGATTTCTCAACAATACCGGGACTAA
- a CDS encoding response regulator, with protein MPYSILLVDDDEINHDIAMTMLGETHSYVSAFNGEDALALFSERKYDAVLLDVVMPGMNGYEVCQAIRKASSHNDTPVLFVSSKDCIDDKLEGFKAGGDDYITKPFDADELAFRIERLVKYSNEIDTLKVNCEAAEEVTMTAITSCSELGLCLEFIENTYRCNTLSELSTAILALCQNLNLKASVQLGLLGEFRDFSNFGVINPLERELLKKGRESKTVINIEKRSFFNSAYCSLLVKNMPIDDEEKYGRFNDILALVVRGANARLKSLESNVQAIQAKNQGLKELSQIASKDLESIEHIFKHYNESCQELIERLIFDIEESMLTFGFSDAQERTIRETLDGAKDDLQQIQAHSEDMSTTFNDFFIKLDKLID; from the coding sequence ATGCCTTACTCAATTTTATTGGTGGACGATGATGAGATAAACCATGACATCGCAATGACCATGCTGGGCGAAACACATAGCTACGTTTCGGCATTTAATGGGGAAGACGCACTGGCACTGTTCAGTGAACGAAAGTACGATGCTGTTTTACTGGATGTCGTCATGCCGGGAATGAACGGCTACGAGGTTTGTCAGGCAATTCGCAAGGCTTCAAGTCATAACGATACCCCGGTTTTATTTGTGTCATCCAAAGACTGTATTGACGACAAACTGGAAGGCTTTAAGGCGGGTGGTGATGATTACATCACCAAGCCATTTGATGCAGACGAGCTGGCTTTCAGAATCGAACGCCTGGTGAAGTACAGCAATGAAATAGATACTTTAAAAGTAAACTGCGAAGCCGCTGAAGAAGTCACAATGACCGCCATTACCAGTTGCAGCGAGCTGGGACTGTGCCTTGAGTTTATTGAAAACACATATCGGTGTAATACACTATCAGAGCTCTCCACAGCCATCCTGGCGCTGTGTCAAAACCTTAACCTGAAAGCGTCCGTACAGCTCGGGTTACTGGGAGAGTTTCGGGATTTTAGCAACTTTGGCGTAATTAACCCACTTGAGCGCGAGTTATTAAAAAAAGGCCGCGAGAGCAAAACCGTTATCAATATTGAAAAGCGGAGCTTCTTTAACAGCGCCTATTGCTCCTTGCTGGTTAAAAATATGCCCATAGACGACGAAGAGAAATATGGGCGCTTCAATGACATCCTGGCTCTGGTCGTCAGAGGGGCGAATGCCAGACTAAAAAGCCTGGAGAGCAATGTTCAGGCTATTCAGGCAAAAAACCAGGGCCTTAAGGAGCTAAGTCAGATTGCCAGCAAAGATTTAGAAAGTATCGAACACATTTTTAAGCATTATAATGAATCGTGTCAGGAGCTGATTGAACGACTTATCTTTGATATCGAGGAGTCAATGCTAACCTTTGGGTTCAGCGATGCGCAAGAGCGGACAATTCGCGAGACCCTCGACGGAGCAAAGGACGATTTGCAACAGATACAAGCACATTCAGAAGACATGTCGACAACCTTTAATGACTTTTTTATCAAGCTGGATAAGCTCATCGATTAA
- a CDS encoding GNAT family N-acetyltransferase, producing MTLEFCFLAERPEFKALVAHWYFSEWGALAPGATVNSFEDKLAGYLQKDAIPLALLAMQANKPVGVAHLRFHEMTIYPDKTHWLGGVYVAPHARGEQVASALVQRIEQLAQSFGVRELHLQTEQQDGGLYQRLGWLAQERVNYRGVDVVVMSKLLS from the coding sequence ATGACATTGGAATTTTGTTTTCTCGCAGAACGACCGGAGTTTAAGGCGCTGGTTGCTCACTGGTATTTCAGTGAGTGGGGGGCGCTGGCACCTGGCGCCACAGTAAACTCGTTTGAAGATAAGCTCGCAGGGTATCTGCAAAAAGATGCTATCCCACTGGCGTTGCTGGCAATGCAGGCAAACAAACCTGTTGGCGTTGCTCATCTGCGCTTTCACGAAATGACCATTTACCCGGATAAAACGCACTGGCTGGGAGGTGTGTATGTCGCACCTCACGCAAGAGGGGAGCAGGTCGCCTCTGCGTTGGTACAAAGAATCGAGCAGTTGGCTCAGTCTTTTGGTGTCCGGGAACTACACTTACAAACCGAACAACAAGACGGCGGGCTTTACCAGCGTTTAGGCTGGCTGGCACAGGAACGAGTTAATTATCGCGGCGTGGATGTGGTTGTAATGAGCAAGTTGCTTTCCTGA
- a CDS encoding fibronectin type III domain-containing protein codes for MISKLLPSCASALCMSATLALGLLPTFSATAATQSGYCEISRTQPGAPPMSWDNNDYVTTAKYSVFGAESCEVPNNATITNIRASFTAYADRQVLTRGLLLGDYILTVSASSPYLPNPLTGQVKAIMSAYGANSLGSSTVNLPFNGTRLDNLSFTLKAQLSNSVSLRCANRNPAECEDYMYFEYTIGVDYEYEVPGVPDAPGWINASASGNSVNVNWEPVSGATYKVAIQYNNNSWTDYQYIPSPASASYMSWHNLNDGNRRYRVVACNSYGCSQPSPISNTVTVRSGLGTPNAPYARLSGNTIIVDWNDVPGAYQYVLSIKYNNNNWTDYRFYSAPNTSSISWSNLGSGNRQYRVKACTQSGICYNASPASNVVSN; via the coding sequence ATGATCTCTAAGTTATTACCAAGCTGTGCTTCAGCGCTGTGCATGAGCGCCACTCTGGCACTCGGACTCCTGCCCACTTTCTCTGCCACCGCAGCGACACAAAGTGGATATTGTGAAATATCCAGAACCCAACCGGGCGCGCCGCCTATGAGCTGGGACAACAATGACTACGTGACAACCGCCAAGTACTCCGTCTTTGGCGCCGAGAGCTGTGAAGTCCCAAACAATGCGACTATCACCAATATTCGCGCGAGTTTTACTGCCTATGCGGATAGACAAGTACTGACCCGGGGCCTGCTGCTGGGCGATTATATTCTCACAGTTAGCGCATCTTCTCCCTATTTACCTAATCCGCTAACCGGTCAGGTAAAAGCCATTATGTCGGCATACGGTGCAAACTCATTAGGGTCTTCAACAGTTAACCTGCCTTTTAATGGTACTCGCTTAGATAATCTGTCATTCACCCTGAAAGCACAGCTGAGCAACAGCGTGAGTTTGCGGTGTGCCAATAGAAACCCCGCTGAATGCGAAGACTATATGTATTTCGAATACACCATCGGCGTTGATTATGAATATGAAGTGCCTGGTGTGCCTGATGCACCAGGCTGGATCAATGCCTCAGCTTCAGGTAACAGCGTGAATGTGAACTGGGAACCTGTCAGCGGTGCAACCTATAAAGTTGCCATTCAATATAACAACAATAGCTGGACCGACTATCAATATATTCCGAGTCCGGCTTCAGCGTCCTATATGAGTTGGCACAACTTAAATGATGGTAATCGTCGTTATCGTGTCGTCGCTTGTAATAGCTATGGTTGCTCTCAACCTTCGCCGATCTCAAACACAGTTACAGTGCGCTCAGGCTTGGGTACACCCAACGCGCCTTACGCCAGATTAAGTGGCAATACCATCATTGTGGATTGGAACGATGTGCCTGGTGCCTATCAGTATGTACTTTCAATCAAGTACAACAACAATAACTGGACAGACTACCGGTTCTACAGCGCACCAAACACGTCCAGTATCTCTTGGTCAAACTTAGGGTCAGGCAACAGGCAATATCGCGTCAAAGCGTGTACGCAAAGTGGCATTTGCTACAACGCATCACCTGCATCTAACGTTGTAAGTAACTAA
- a CDS encoding helix-turn-helix domain-containing protein produces the protein MATNYKFKKVKAGRDHIADNFHNALSLSDMAQHAHISPYHFLRVFKDTYGETPNEFLIRLRVAHAKKLLITENHSVSEICEHVGYSSLGSFSSLFLKQTGMAPTLYRRKLWALSAEPFCFPAQAIPACYARHFLGK, from the coding sequence ATGGCCACAAATTACAAATTTAAAAAAGTGAAAGCAGGCAGGGATCACATTGCCGACAACTTCCACAATGCACTGAGCCTTTCTGATATGGCACAGCACGCGCATATCTCTCCCTACCATTTTTTACGGGTTTTCAAGGACACTTATGGCGAAACGCCCAATGAATTTTTGATCCGGCTCAGAGTAGCACACGCAAAGAAACTGCTGATTACCGAAAACCACAGTGTCTCAGAGATTTGTGAGCATGTGGGTTATTCAAGTCTTGGCAGCTTTTCCTCTTTATTTTTAAAGCAAACAGGCATGGCACCGACTTTATATCGTCGCAAACTTTGGGCCTTGTCGGCTGAGCCATTTTGCTTTCCCGCTCAGGCCATACCGGCCTGTTATGCTCGTCACTTTTTAGGCAAATAG
- a CDS encoding VOC family protein — protein sequence MITSIAHATIYVLNQDEALDFYKNKLGFEIGDDMKVEGGFRWLTVYPKSNSQLQLVLAEPKEGPMFNKEAAEKIRSLIAEGAFGAGVFETENCQQTYEELVAKGVEFIQPPTEQLYGVEAMGLDNSGNWFSLVQR from the coding sequence ATGATCACATCCATAGCGCATGCCACAATATATGTACTAAATCAGGACGAGGCGCTTGATTTTTATAAAAATAAGCTTGGTTTCGAAATCGGTGATGATATGAAAGTAGAAGGCGGTTTTCGGTGGTTAACTGTCTATCCGAAATCGAATTCACAGCTCCAGCTGGTATTAGCAGAGCCAAAAGAAGGACCCATGTTTAACAAAGAGGCTGCCGAAAAAATACGTAGTTTAATTGCCGAAGGTGCATTCGGCGCGGGCGTTTTCGAAACGGAAAATTGTCAGCAAACATACGAAGAGCTTGTCGCCAAAGGCGTCGAATTCATTCAGCCACCAACAGAACAATTATATGGCGTAGAAGCCATGGGTCTGGACAACTCCGGAAACTGGTTTAGTTTGGTACAAAGATAA
- a CDS encoding DUF4267 domain-containing protein, whose protein sequence is MNKLAFILVLLMALLQCFYALFAYVDPFAFSAVRGTVLASPEDLDWVQIYASRTLFVSLIIGILLYLKNYQVLFWAALLGVVMPMTDGWLAYQAGSPFSVTLKHLITVAYLLATAVVLRAVVKKANA, encoded by the coding sequence ATGAATAAACTCGCCTTTATATTGGTACTTTTGATGGCGCTGTTACAGTGTTTTTATGCATTGTTTGCTTATGTCGATCCATTCGCATTTTCTGCAGTTCGAGGCACAGTGTTGGCGTCTCCGGAAGATCTGGACTGGGTACAGATCTATGCTTCTCGAACTCTGTTTGTGTCTCTCATCATTGGTATTTTATTGTATCTGAAAAATTACCAAGTACTGTTCTGGGCTGCATTGCTGGGAGTTGTTATGCCTATGACCGATGGGTGGCTTGCCTATCAAGCCGGTTCACCTTTCAGCGTGACTTTAAAGCACTTGATTACCGTGGCATATTTACTTGCTACAGCTGTTGTCTTGAGAGCTGTGGTAAAAAAGGCCAATGCTTAG